The region TCAGTCAGATGATAGTGATATTATGATGATCCTGCACATTGTAGATGTTTATAACAGCCTTCTTATAGTGTGAAGGCAGtggatgtgtttttattattgacaCAAATCTTATCACACATGGTTCCCAATcgtttttggatcgtgaccccattttgatgtcaagaatttctggcgacaccAAAGATGATTTTGCTTTACTCGTCGTACACTAGTGCACCAAAAACCTGTACTGCCTGTTTTTAGTCTGCTAGAGCCAAAAGATTCATTACTAGAattaatgcaaatgaagtaaaTCCATCACCCTGATTGGTTTCATGAAAGCgtttatttgtacggttgccatacagATAACCCCTGGTGctgtttagggttaggggttagggttagggttaggttataacccaatatcgcaacaatttttagggttaggtttaggtttagtagGTTTagtaggtttaggtttaggtttaggtttaggtttaggggttagggttagggttaggttataacccaatatcgcaacaatttttaggggctaggtttaggtttagtaggtttagggtaaggtttagtctcggtaaactggccaaatagggacgCTTCGTACATAGAAtaccggtatattgatacgtcaACCGTACGTACAGTATAGCCAATGCCTACTTTCATTTTCCATCATGTTCCAGCAtcttttctagaattagtttttgatcaagtttgttaaactgtattattattattattaataataataataataataataataataatcatcatcatcatcatcatcatcatcatcatcataactagatttatatttgaccaagtgaaagtatagaatacagttgtttaaaatagtgttttaatttgtcaaagaataataattttttaaaaaatcatttcatTTCACTGCTTCAACACCTTTAATATCTACATATAAAACATCAATACTAAAGTTAACTCGTCTAATTTTTATGCATACATAAACTTTATATATTCCTAAAATGTATCTACAAAAGGCTGAAACAAAGGAATGTATTTATGAAGCAGGACaaatgcattatttattattaatgcatTGAGTTTAATCATCTGTAGCAAAATTAAACCAAACTTTCTGAAGTTTTTTAATACAACATTAATAATGGTTTTCCCTATCTCACAAACAGAGGGACTCCAGTCCAATTTGAATGACTTCACTCTTGTTGTTCGCTTCAGCAGAGTAACAGGATTTTTCAGTTCGTACACCTGGAGGAAACTCCGGTTTATTACGTTTGGTGGAGACAACCCTGACACCTGACCTGGCCTGCGGGGAACGCCCACCTGCTTGAAAGCTTTAAATACAGTAGACGCAGTAATCAGTGGCATTAAATGCAGGATCTCCCTCAGAGCATGGCAAAGTTGGTTTTCTGTAAGTCACATTTATGATTTATGATTCCACCGGCGCAGAAGactattctttttttatgtatatctTATGATTGGAGTTAGTGTGGCACAAAGTTTGTAGATTTGGTTGTaagttcttttcttttcttttttttttctatggtTTCTCTCACAGACTCGTTCCTGCTGCTGTGCGTCATTTTACGCGCGTCCACAGGGTTCCCGGTGAGCGCAAAGGATCACGAAAGTTGTGTTAAACTTTTCGGGGATCTCCTACAAAATGTCACAGCTCTTCTCGAATCAGTgagtattcattcattcatccattcattcgttcattcattcTAACGCTATAATGAATTAACTGTTCACATGTTTTTGTGCCGCAgcctattttgtgttttggcaTCTCTTCTGATAAAGTGGCTGTGAGCCAAACTGAGACGGTGCATGCCTGTGCACCCAACCCCACTCAGGTAAACACTACTTATTCATTTTTAACTGGCAATTGGTTCAatacatgtacttttttttttttttccatgtgttGACTACtatctttgtatttatttatatttgttagaCTCATTCATGCCTTGAAACTTCTATTTTCCAAGATCActgattcattaaaaaaagttaatcacttgtatatttcctgttttttttgtttttttcttcttgttatttTTCAACCACAGAATTCTGGTTGTGTTTCTCAAAGAAATTCATCGTTCATTGAGGTGAGCTTTTATTCCTGCttcttttttctaaaatccATTTTTATATCTTGATCTTTTAAACTTGTTCAGGTTTAAAAGGTTGTTTAGgttcaaattaaaatgttacTTTAAGAGACATTTGCACAttagatttttaatattaaatattgaagTATATTATATATTGAAGGAAAGAAAAGTTATTttgctaaaaacaaaaactccgAGAAAAAACTCAATTTTGATTAGTTTTCAGAAACcgaaaaaaatctcaatttcAAAGTTGAGTGGCTTTAACCAATGAGAGGATACTGTATCTCCTCTTAAAAGACACTCACTTAACTCAGATTTGACTCCTATCACCTGaacttaattgtttttttgtttttttgcaaaagAACTTTCTGTTTCCTTACTCATGGAAATTCCACATCTAAGAAAATTGACTGGACGTCTTTTTGGTGCATGTGTTGAACAGAGTGAATGTTGGAGGAACATCAATGCAGACTTGGCTTATTACGACATCGCCATACAGTTGTACCTCAAGTCAAATTTAAGAAGTTCCCAAAATGAAACTGCACTTCTGGAACCAACCCGTACAATCATCCAGCGCCTGAGGAAAGTGAGTTTATTACACAAGCGCAGAAGTgaataacacaataaaaccaCAAGTCACCATTTCTAAGCCTTTGTTATTTACTTACACAGAGCTGCTTCCTAAAGTCAACCACGGATGACTCTGCAGAGGTtggttccttttttttcccttttccctcattttaacacaaaataagtttttaacatattttatacttaaagttatttttttttttttaaagttctgctAACTTAATTATGTATAAATACAAATTTGTGTAACGTTCTTCCTTTCTGAGTAACTTTAACTAATAATATTTCAGTAAATTgaactatatttgtttataagttgttttttttatatatttgtacatAAGTAAGCACAACTTAAGTACAACTTAATATAATTAAGTAATGAAATGATAAGAATGATAAAGTgctgttatttctgttgtttcaaattCATTTAGCACTTTAGTTAAactgttatcaaaaagtacaagtagccagtCATTGAGGAGGGTCAGGCCAGCTGTGGGGCGTATCGGATGGGCTACAAAACCACCTTAGTGGGGGTTCCGGTACCTATTCACCAACCAATCAGAAAGGGTTTGAAAAAACATCATTTCCGCTGCTTGACTTCCGGTTTGGTTACTGCTTCAGCATATATGACCCTAACCCagcggtctgcaacctttactgttaaaggagccattttgactaatctcacctggattaaagtcctttaagagccaaaaaaaaaaaaaaaaaaaagccaacagtAGCGTGTGGAAAATGTTATACAGTTAAGATTATATcgtgataacacatgatcatgtcggccaacacatgctaattgctaatttcttgcaataactttccacacacaaataaaatctctattttctatcagaacagtgtttttgttggtttagttatcgtacaagagatttaaaacttaaggtgatggtctgtagatgttgcaggaggtgaagtaggaaggtggcagttattgcacaatgtgatttatttttaggttaacaaatggttttatcataattttatttgaagttaatgtcattaaacaacaataccctctgtaagaaaaaaaaaatatttcttattattatttttttaactatagggagccatcacaaaagagtcaaagagccacatagggctccagagctgcaggttgcagacccctgccctaatcCTATTACAATATCTTATTTTGCAATACCGATCAAGACCggaagtgaagaagaagaagggggTGGTTCTGCCTTTAAAGAGGGTGTACCTGCTTAAAAAACCAAAACGCCCCTTTTTGCTGGTGGTCAAATGATCTTGCAGTcagtcatccaaccttttaagttctCTAAAATGTACACTTTTAGGTTAATCAACGTAAAAGAATTGAGGCaattgattataatttttttggttCTGGTAACTGATTCGGGATTACTCTAAACAGCATTCTTTGCTGTGATTTCAGGATGCAGCAGCCAAGATGTGGGACAGTGACTCCTACAATAACCgaaataaaatgtgcaaactGATGAGAGGCTTCCATCTCCGAGCTATCACCATGAATCGAGCTATTTGCTACATGTCCTCAGGAGACCACAGGAACTGAACATCCATCATTCCTGAGAAAACATCTCCATTTCTTTCATCCATTACAATACAACCAATGCCCTGATCATCTATTGCTGTAAACCATGTAGGCGCCAACTGTTGGTCAGTCCTAtcaaatgaatgtatttatttgttgttacacatttgcaatgtatttattttaatatgtatttatttcatgggCTGtagattatttataataaattattttttaaaacttttgttgttgtaatgatCTATGCATCAGTGGTCGCCAacaggggcgtagcaccacattttgggccctgggtacaaaccatcttgttgagCTTCTACTGAAAGTTaggtacacttttttttttttttttttaagagggGGCAGTGCCGCCTCAAATAAATGTCTTGCCCCCTCAAATCAAAATTTTCGAAGTAGCTAAAAAATCAGCcgaaaaaagaacacaaagacTATATAGCATCAGCTTCCTCTCCCTCTGCTgtgaacgcacacagacacacctcCCATAGCCCTCAGTAAACATCCACTCACTGCTAGAATGCAAATAAGCCAAGACAGTATTTCAGGATGGCCACAGAGCAGTAAGATAAAAGATTCAGCTGTTTTGTCAGTCACAACTGCCCCACtaaacattgtgtaaatgaccaaataatgcagtcgtagatatctcagcccttctaaatacacaaattcaatgaaagttCACAATATTCGGAGGATGGCAATTCTCCCATGCTTTTATgacatgactgcagtcactttaaatcttaaattgactcaattttcctgaaattatttctcaGAATTTCCTGAAATTAGATTGTcacaaaaatcaatgaaatgtaaaagagaaaagtcctgcagggactgatatctgtcacttattacttggaCATTGTCGGCGCTTtatatactttatgtatcatttatacgaCAAAGTGCATACTTGGGGAAATTATTGTTGAATTTGctcacttttcccacctaaaatctgtggcccacttaagatcataCTACTTGAAATCAGAAAGtgaatttttgtaaaatattacacaatggttaaattgaatatttaaagttgttagcggctagtaaaataggaacatgaagATTTCCTGTGAAACGTAATGAAGATGgaaacaattgcatgaattaggagaaataaaataGTGCATGTTGAAAACTTAAGTGAAAACGAGAAAATGTTAGTATTTAATAAATGCGTTTGGAACCGGTAGCTAGCTTTGAAGTAGCttgcagtttcagaaaggttgctGACACCTGATctatgtaattattatttatttaatttaaatgtatccTTAAAAACCTCTTCGTACCCATTTTATCCACAAGAAGTGAGTGTCAGTCAGTGGCACAaggtcaatcaatcaatcaatcaatctttatttgtatagcgccaaatcataaccaatggtatctcaaggcactttacagtagagcagtcttaaggacggactcttcattttatggatacacacatatgcatatatacgtatgtacacatacatatgtatcccacacccaacatgaattcatcatgacggcaaggaaaaccttctgttaagcagcaggaaccttgtgtggatcccattcctatgatgaacagccatccacgttatgctgtgttgggtgtgtgcagaggagagggtggagacagagccgctgagtctctgtaactccacactgaggatcccacggacctgcaagacaaaagccagaaggagtacaggagcaaacacacaagggaagaagcagacataaagggagtgtttgaaagaggaatgggaccctctccggtccctctctaacctaaatgacctctctcttaacgccctctccaacctctctccaaccgagcatgccagcccccccccccccctggcagtctatgcctattgcatcttaattatgagctatgagctggttcctaactaaaagctttatcaaagaggaatgttttgagcctaaccttaaaggtagagagggtgtctgccccccgaaccgtggttggtagatggttccagagaagtggggcctgataactgaaagctcttcctcctatactacttttagggatgaatggaacaacgagtagtccagcattttgagagcgtagtgttctggggggattgtatggcactacaagctccttgagatagactggtgcctgtccatttagggctttataagtgagaagaagaatcttgaattctattctatattttatgggaagccaatgcagagaggctaatacaggagtaatgtgatctcttctcctagttttagtcagtacacgtgctgcagcattttgaaccagctgaagtgtcttaagcgacttgctcgggcagcctactaaaagagaattacaataatccaggtCATGTTACATCTTTATTTTTCAAGTCTGGCAAAAGGTGACTGGATGTATGCTTAACAAAACCTGACAATTAATGGGTTTATCCCTTTGTAAACGCCcttggattaaaaaaacatctgtgaGAAAACATCAAGAATAAGTAGCTGTGTGACAAACTGTATAACAAAGAATGATTTTCATTTCAAAGCACCTAACAGATTCCCACAGAAATCTGACAGTTTACTTTAACAAACAAGAGAAACCAGGTGTGAGGTGTATGGATTCTGCTTTAAGACATTGCCCTAAAGTCATAAAAGTGTTGCTTGTATGAGGCTGTAGCCAAAGATACTGTATACCTTCAAGTCTTTGAGGAAATCAATCTACTTGAAGCTTAACATCAGTAAAAGTTAAGCATTTATGGTTAATAGTGTAATATAGAACACAAAATGTGTTAGACGGAtacaacacaaacaagtaaaaatgtaaattagttagtaaaaatatatatatacatatccaCAGGATAAAAAGTAcgaatgtaaaacaaaaactgtttgTACAGGATATACATAGATTGGTCCATAATTCAAATCTTTACAACTCTTTGCAAATTTCTAATgtgatgcaatttttttttaatttaaaaagtccccaaaacaaaacatttaggcaaaatatttacaaaaagtaTACACAGCCTACATTATCCTAGATTTTACAGCAAAAACAATGCAGCACTGACTCTACAATTAATTTCTACATAATTAGGTAAAATTAACTCTCCATTATCTCTACAATAACCTGAAATTAAGGTTCGCCAAAGGAATCATTACTTTAAGTCGGTCATCTTTATACTAGCAGAATATTTGACCAGAAAtagacataaaaaaacataattcaaGTTAAGATGTAATGCAGAGACAGAAATGAAGAGGTCGTCGATGACGAGCTACTTGTAATCCTGAGATGATGAGAATGTCTCTTATTTGGCACATCCATTTTCCATCATGTCTGAAAAAGACGCAAAAACAAAGAGAAGGTAATCATTGCATGGATTGGACACTTGAACATCAGCTCCCATTGCTGATCCCAGCATTAGTGGCATTAGAGATCTCTATATACGTCAGGTACACCTGTTGGTCGATACTAAAATTCCAAATATCAAAtcgttgttgtccttttttcccccaacgtattttaagaaaaatgaaACAGATATGGACAATGGCAACTTTCACATGAGAGCATTAAtttccctttaattcagaataaaaaataaattctctttaaactgaccttgtaaacacctcaTTCCAAATGAAAATAGCTATTCCGGATTAATTAACtggtttattttgatttgaattcTGATTGGAATAATTCCTCGATATTGTATAcgtttaattcccctttaaatgAATTCCCAtcgtgacgacataatccagaATAGCCGCCCGATGCAAGCGAGACTCGAGCCGaggctatttatttaataagatccttagaagacatggaaataatgaaaagagtggatggacaaaaGCCCAGAGCTAAAGCAGAATTCAATAAAGGTGAATAAACGTGTTTCCATGtgaacctcaattcggaattaatatttccatgtaaacacaaagcagaattccttaattccaaattaaaaaaacatgtaaccgtAGCCAATATTTGCCTCTGTATGCATGTGAGCGTTTGCTTTACCTTGCAGCGTCTGATGGACCTCGTTCGGTAGGTCATCCAGGTCCTCCACACTCTTCCACAGATGATGAGCTGTGGCTTCTCCAGGCCTTCTTCTGCTCTTCCACTCCACCAACATCTTCAGCTTCTGCATAGTCACGTCCTTCTCCGCAGCCTGGATGTCGTCCAGCTCCCGTGAGTTCAAGTCTAAGTAGATGGCCACCTGCTTCCACTCCTTCCCGAGCCGCTTGGCCACCTGCAGGAGCTGCTTCTCTGACATGTCCCGGCTCTGCGTTCTGCTCGTTTTCACATCGACTGGAAACACAAACACCATTACAACTATGGGAGTGCATTGCAGTGAATCTGACGGTACGattcatgatttgcatgtcacaatgcGATACAGTATATCCCGATACTACAAAAGtctggggtgtcaaactcattttagttcaggggccaaatacaaagtagtttgatattaagtgggctgcagattttggGAAAATGggcaatttcaacaatattgtagccaagtttgcactttacaCAATGTATAAATCACACAAAGTATGTAAGAGACCAGCAATATctaggcaataagtgacagatatcagtccctgcaagattttcattttttatttaatttggggatatTATGTGCAATAAATTCAGGAAAATGTAGTTCTTTGAAAAAGTTGGAATTTAAAACGACTGCAGTCTTGTGGAAAAAGGATGGGAAAATtgcgatcctccaaatattgtggagtttcattgaatttgtttatttagaagGACTGggttatctacaactgaattatttggtaatttagacaataatttgcatttttctctgtctttttaacATTCTGCTGTGTACCGAagtggatggtctaaagggccggatttggcccccaggccttgagtttgacactgtgCAATTCGATATACATTGAAATATATcatgatatcaataattacaaatttcacctttacaagtacaaaatggtatacaatacacttcttttttttttaaacatgcaagaacaagtaaatggtaactacgGTAACAATAGTTCAAGTACTAATGTATAAAACAAGTGTTaagtttatcaaactgtcaaataacaATTTTCAaataagtttaacttttgcttctacaacagattctgattctgttaagttcctaaattattttttaaaaatgcattgaggagtgaggtagtttaaccatgtctgatgtggttcactgacatccAGTGATTGGgcatttacatgctatgcatatgttagcgcaataaaattgtttttttgttaaaaaaaaaacgataatCGCGTGGTGAAATTTcgcaatatatcgccaaatcgatttttt is a window of Gouania willdenowi chromosome 13, fGouWil2.1, whole genome shotgun sequence DNA encoding:
- the il12a gene encoding LOW QUALITY PROTEIN: interleukin-12 subunit alpha (The sequence of the model RefSeq protein was modified relative to this genomic sequence to represent the inferred CDS: substituted 1 base at 1 genomic stop codon) — encoded protein: MAKLVFYSFLLLCVILRASTGFPVSAKDHESCVKLFGDLLQNVTALLESPILCFGISSDKVAVSQTETVHACAPNPTQNSGCVSQRNSSFIESECWRNINADLAYYDIAIQLYLKSNLRSSQNETALLEPTRTIIQRLRKVSLLHKRRSEXHNKTTTAKMWDSDSYNNRNKMCKLMRGFHLRAITMNRAICYMSSGDHRN